A single Streptomyces sannanensis DNA region contains:
- the rph gene encoding rifamycin-inactivating phosphotransferase yields the protein MIEQYVLDLQDVDEIPVAVVGGKGAHLGGLSRIEGIRVPGGFCVTTDAFRRIMAEAPSIDDRLDQLSRLNPDDREAIRTLSAQIRRTIEGIAIPGDLAAAITRALDQLGEQAAYAVRSSATAEDLPTASFAGQQDTYLNVVGPATILQHVSRCWASLFTERAVTYRQRNGIDHRTVHMAVVVQQMVFPHAAGIMFTADPVTGNRKVATVDAGFGLGEALVSGLVNPDVFKVRHGEVVAKAIAAKQRAVHALPAGGTQEVAIDLQRQEQPALTDAQVLRLVQLGRRIETHFGRPQDIEWCLVDDGFQIVQSRPITTLFPIPETGDQENHVYVSVGHGQMMTDPMKPLGLSMWQLTAMVPMHEAGGRLFVDVTRRLASPASRAGLLDVMGRGDPLIRDALETVLDRDDFVSSLPDAGPSGPPASGASAPIETDPAIVTELIERSQVSIAALERDIRTKTGPALFDFLLGAFEEHKRVLSDPLNLQAIMAGMEATWWLNDKLQEWLGEKNAADTLTLSAPDNVTSEMGLALLDVADVIRPQSEVVAFLRGVEDEGFLDELAKLAGGTEARAAIEAYLDRFGMRCVGEIDITRPRWRECPTTLVPVILDNVRNFEPGAAERRFEQGRQKAQKKEQDVLSRLRALPDGDQKADEAKRMIDRVRTFIGYREYPKYGIVSRYFVYKQALLEEAERLVQANVLPEKEDIFYLTFQELHDVVRSNQVDDQLILQRKDAFRSYHALTPPRVLTSDGEAVTGAYRRDDVPAGALIGLAVSAGTIEGRARVILDMAEGDLEAGDILVTTYTDPSWSPLFVGIAGLVTEVGGLMTHGAVIAREYGLPAVVGVEQATRLIRDGQRIRVHGTDGYVEILP from the coding sequence ATGATCGAGCAGTACGTGTTGGATCTTCAAGACGTTGACGAGATTCCGGTCGCGGTCGTTGGCGGCAAGGGCGCACACCTGGGCGGGCTGTCGCGGATCGAAGGCATCCGCGTGCCGGGTGGCTTTTGCGTGACGACGGACGCCTTCCGGCGGATCATGGCGGAAGCGCCGTCGATCGACGATCGGCTCGATCAGCTGTCGCGCTTGAACCCGGACGACCGGGAGGCGATCCGCACGCTCAGCGCGCAGATTCGTCGGACCATCGAAGGGATTGCCATCCCGGGCGATCTCGCGGCGGCGATAACCCGCGCGCTCGACCAGCTCGGTGAGCAGGCCGCCTACGCCGTCCGATCCAGCGCGACGGCAGAGGACCTGCCGACGGCCTCCTTTGCCGGCCAGCAGGACACGTATTTGAACGTCGTGGGGCCAGCGACGATCCTCCAGCACGTCAGCCGGTGCTGGGCCTCGCTGTTCACCGAGCGGGCCGTGACCTACCGCCAGCGGAACGGCATCGACCACCGTACGGTCCACATGGCCGTGGTCGTGCAGCAGATGGTCTTCCCGCATGCGGCCGGCATCATGTTCACGGCCGATCCCGTCACGGGCAACCGGAAGGTCGCCACCGTGGACGCCGGCTTCGGCCTCGGCGAGGCCCTGGTCTCCGGCCTGGTGAACCCGGACGTCTTCAAGGTGCGACACGGCGAGGTCGTCGCCAAGGCGATCGCCGCCAAACAGCGTGCCGTTCACGCCCTGCCGGCTGGCGGTACGCAGGAAGTGGCGATCGACTTGCAGCGGCAGGAGCAGCCGGCGCTGACGGATGCGCAGGTCCTACGGCTCGTGCAGCTCGGGCGGCGGATTGAAACGCACTTCGGCCGCCCGCAGGACATCGAATGGTGCCTGGTCGATGATGGCTTCCAGATCGTTCAGAGCCGGCCGATCACGACGCTGTTCCCCATCCCCGAGACCGGCGACCAGGAGAATCACGTCTACGTCTCCGTTGGCCATGGGCAGATGATGACCGACCCCATGAAGCCTCTGGGGCTCTCCATGTGGCAGCTGACGGCCATGGTGCCGATGCACGAGGCCGGCGGGAGGCTGTTCGTCGACGTCACCCGGCGCCTGGCCTCGCCCGCGAGCCGCGCTGGCCTCCTGGACGTCATGGGGAGAGGCGATCCGCTGATCAGGGATGCTCTGGAGACCGTCCTCGACCGCGACGATTTCGTCTCGTCGCTCCCGGACGCGGGTCCCAGCGGGCCGCCGGCCAGCGGTGCGTCCGCCCCGATCGAGACCGATCCGGCCATCGTCACCGAGCTGATCGAGCGCAGCCAGGTGTCCATCGCCGCCCTGGAGCGCGACATCCGGACGAAGACCGGACCGGCGCTGTTCGACTTCCTGCTGGGGGCCTTCGAGGAGCATAAGCGAGTCCTCAGTGATCCGCTGAACCTTCAGGCGATCATGGCGGGGATGGAGGCCACGTGGTGGCTCAACGACAAGCTGCAGGAGTGGCTGGGCGAGAAGAACGCGGCTGACACGCTCACGCTGTCTGCCCCCGACAACGTCACGTCGGAGATGGGACTGGCGCTGCTCGACGTCGCGGACGTGATCCGCCCACAGTCGGAGGTGGTGGCGTTCCTGCGGGGCGTCGAGGACGAGGGCTTCCTGGACGAGCTGGCGAAGCTCGCGGGCGGGACCGAAGCGCGCGCCGCCATAGAGGCCTACCTCGACCGGTTCGGCATGCGCTGCGTCGGCGAGATCGACATCACGAGGCCGCGTTGGCGCGAGTGCCCCACCACGCTCGTGCCCGTGATCCTCGACAACGTCAGGAACTTCGAGCCGGGCGCCGCCGAGCGGCGCTTCGAGCAAGGGCGGCAGAAGGCGCAGAAGAAGGAACAGGACGTGCTGTCACGCTTGCGGGCCCTGCCGGACGGGGACCAGAAAGCCGACGAGGCCAAGCGGATGATCGACCGGGTCCGAACCTTCATCGGGTACCGGGAGTACCCGAAGTACGGCATCGTCAGCCGCTACTTCGTCTACAAGCAGGCCCTGCTGGAGGAGGCCGAGCGCCTCGTGCAGGCCAACGTGCTTCCTGAGAAGGAGGACATCTTCTACCTCACGTTCCAGGAACTCCACGACGTCGTGCGCTCGAACCAGGTGGATGACCAGCTCATCCTTCAGCGCAAGGACGCGTTCCGGTCGTACCACGCGCTCACACCGCCCCGGGTGCTCACATCGGATGGTGAGGCCGTCACCGGGGCGTACCGGCGCGACGACGTGCCGGCCGGTGCCCTGATCGGCCTCGCGGTTTCCGCCGGGACCATAGAGGGAAGGGCCCGCGTCATCCTTGACATGGCGGAGGGCGATCTCGAAGCGGGCGACATCCTGGTCACGACCTACACGGACCCCAGCTGGTCGCCGCTGTTCGTCGGAATCGCGGGCCTGGTGACGGAGGTGGGCGGCTTGATGACCCATGGCGCAGTGATCGCCCGGGAGTACGGCTTGCCGGCTGTCGTGGGCGTGGAGCAGGCCACCCGGCTGATCCGGGACGGGCAACGGATCCGTGTGCATGGAACCGACGGGTACGTCGAGATCCTGCCGTGA
- a CDS encoding HAD family hydrolase: MQLRLEGVHCGEAFHMPVIFFDIGATLADAFVEPNGSLTLQPRPRVMAVLDALREVRTGIISNPGPGEGAAARAAAALHKAFPGRFTDEALVHWGVKGSRRIFAQAVASTGGAAADDCVFVGEDVQERAFAREAGMRTAAHPVFAFAAMEERPVFRTQIELAESLGVAELATTVNKTEAVVVQIVSEQLVLAMVTTQGAEALEHAGFTVNLQGPVDGTAAFAIRDDQPVSAAESLADAPQEAPNGIEGRSSTGEGEQSDDAERRATEKFINDLLERGEAVFEGEDPTPSTTHVIKREDDGRLTARRLRFFH; encoded by the coding sequence GTGCAGCTGCGACTGGAAGGCGTTCACTGCGGGGAGGCATTTCACATGCCTGTGATTTTCTTCGACATCGGGGCGACCCTGGCGGATGCCTTCGTGGAGCCCAACGGCTCGCTGACACTTCAGCCTCGACCGCGTGTCATGGCCGTGCTCGACGCCCTCCGCGAGGTACGCACGGGCATCATCTCCAACCCTGGGCCGGGCGAGGGTGCCGCCGCGCGGGCAGCAGCAGCGCTGCACAAGGCGTTCCCCGGCCGTTTCACGGACGAGGCTCTTGTCCACTGGGGTGTGAAGGGCAGTCGCAGGATCTTTGCTCAGGCGGTCGCGAGCACGGGGGGAGCGGCGGCCGACGACTGTGTCTTCGTGGGCGAGGACGTTCAGGAGCGCGCGTTCGCGCGGGAAGCGGGGATGCGTACGGCGGCCCACCCGGTGTTCGCTTTCGCCGCGATGGAAGAGCGTCCTGTGTTCCGGACGCAGATCGAGTTGGCGGAGAGCCTGGGCGTGGCCGAGTTGGCTACGACCGTGAACAAGACCGAGGCCGTTGTCGTGCAGATCGTCTCCGAGCAGCTCGTGCTCGCCATGGTGACCACGCAGGGCGCCGAAGCGCTTGAGCACGCCGGTTTCACGGTGAACCTGCAGGGGCCGGTGGATGGCACGGCGGCCTTCGCGATCCGGGACGACCAGCCGGTCTCGGCCGCCGAGTCGCTCGCGGACGCCCCTCAAGAAGCACCAAACGGTATTGAGGGCCGGAGCAGCACCGGCGAAGGCGAACAGAGCGATGATGCCGAGCGCCGAGCGACCGAGAAATTCATCAACGACCTGCTGGAGCGGGGTGAGGCGGTGTTCGAGGGTGAGGATCCGACGCCGAGTACGACGCATGTCATCAAGCGCGAGGACGACGGGCGGCTCACCGCCCGCCGTCTGCGCTTTTTCCACTGA
- a CDS encoding transposase: MNRAVAEVIVAETGGDMPRFPSAKHLASWAGLCPRAPRIGRPGPQHPGPARQPLLERCPRDGRVRSGTDQELVPASTLQTADRPPRSDQGAGRRRALDHDRGLAHAPRQRALPRARR; this comes from the coding sequence GTGAACCGGGCGGTGGCGGAGGTGATCGTGGCCGAGACCGGAGGTGACATGCCCCGGTTCCCCTCCGCCAAGCACCTGGCCTCCTGGGCCGGACTGTGTCCCCGGGCACCACGAATCGGCCGGCCGGGTCCGCAGCACCCGGGTCCGGCCCGGCAACCCCTACTTGAAAGGTGCCCTCGGGATGGCCGCGTTCGGAGCGGCACGGACCAAGAACTCGTTCCTGCAAGCACGCTACAAACGGCTGACCGCCCGCCGCGGTCCGATCAAGGCGCTGGTCGCCGTCGGGCACTCGATCATGACCGCGGTCTGGCACATGCTCCACGACAACGTGCCCTACCACGAGCTCGGCGGTAG
- a CDS encoding IS1182 family transposase gives MSLRPRSGEQVSPATARVARASNPRGTTAMWVRDRLDALWRDEDFDAWYPRDGRPGLSPAQLATVSVLQFLLNLSDRQAAEAVRCRIDFKYALALELDDPGFHHSVLSDFRDRLAQDDRADALLDLALARLKDAGLVKERGRQRTDSTYLRAAVRELTRLELVLETVRAALEECARTAPEVLDDLVTEEWALRYGRQVRLVSQPSHPAARLKQAGADAAELLERVRSHRPDTAPGPAAEALRQIMVQHFLVDARGRLRPRAEKDGLPPTGLRLESPYDLEARYTRRGHRAWVGYLAHATETCDEGGVNVITDVATTVPTGDSVALPGIHTRLKRRRLLPTQHLVDSGYTSVVLHDTAARTHSVTMVGPVRTDNSRQRKTGDGFARENFIIDFDRREVTCPNGQVSGNWNELPAMAPYTVVRFDKRQCGPCPERPSCTSGAARTVNFLPRRLHELQARNRADQQDPQWQRLYASRSGIEGTMNELVNGHRMRRCRYHGVSKTHVQHVLTAIAVNIERLSTQEPADTTYRPRSPIAFQQYLDEHELPRPRWWRQGQ, from the coding sequence GTGTCTCTCCGTCCCCGCTCTGGTGAGCAAGTCTCGCCCGCGACCGCGCGGGTGGCACGGGCGAGCAACCCCCGTGGTACGACCGCGATGTGGGTACGTGACCGGCTGGACGCTCTGTGGCGCGACGAGGACTTTGACGCTTGGTATCCACGGGATGGGCGGCCTGGCCTGTCACCGGCCCAGCTCGCCACGGTGAGCGTGCTGCAGTTCCTGCTGAACCTCTCCGACCGGCAGGCCGCGGAAGCGGTCCGCTGCCGCATCGACTTCAAGTACGCTCTCGCGCTCGAGCTGGACGATCCCGGCTTCCATCACAGCGTGTTGTCCGACTTCCGCGACCGACTGGCCCAGGACGACCGTGCTGATGCTCTCCTCGATCTGGCACTGGCCCGGCTGAAGGACGCGGGGCTGGTCAAGGAGCGGGGACGGCAGCGTACCGACTCCACCTACCTTCGGGCAGCCGTGCGCGAACTGACCAGGCTGGAGCTGGTGTTGGAGACGGTCCGCGCCGCGCTGGAGGAGTGCGCCCGCACCGCCCCGGAGGTCCTCGACGACCTGGTGACCGAGGAGTGGGCACTGCGCTACGGGCGACAGGTCCGCCTGGTCAGCCAGCCCAGTCATCCGGCCGCCCGGCTCAAGCAGGCGGGCGCCGACGCCGCCGAGCTTCTCGAACGCGTCCGCTCCCACCGCCCGGACACGGCACCGGGACCCGCGGCGGAGGCGTTGCGGCAGATCATGGTCCAGCACTTCCTTGTCGATGCCCGGGGCCGGCTGCGTCCGCGGGCCGAGAAGGACGGTCTGCCGCCCACCGGCCTGCGCCTCGAGTCGCCCTACGACCTCGAAGCCCGCTACACGCGCCGCGGACACCGGGCCTGGGTCGGCTATCTCGCGCATGCCACCGAGACCTGCGACGAAGGCGGTGTCAACGTCATCACGGACGTGGCCACCACCGTCCCCACCGGCGACAGCGTGGCCCTGCCCGGCATCCACACCCGGCTCAAGCGACGCCGCCTGCTGCCCACACAGCACTTGGTAGACAGCGGCTACACCTCCGTCGTCCTCCACGACACCGCCGCCCGCACCCACAGCGTCACCATGGTCGGCCCGGTCAGGACCGACAACTCCCGGCAGCGCAAGACCGGCGACGGTTTCGCCCGGGAGAACTTCATCATCGACTTCGACCGCCGCGAGGTCACCTGCCCCAACGGCCAGGTCAGTGGCAACTGGAACGAGCTTCCGGCGATGGCCCCCTACACGGTGGTCCGGTTCGACAAGCGGCAGTGCGGGCCGTGTCCCGAGAGGCCCTCGTGCACCTCCGGGGCGGCACGGACCGTGAACTTCCTCCCCCGCCGCCTGCACGAGCTCCAAGCCCGCAACCGCGCCGACCAGCAAGACCCACAGTGGCAGCGGCTCTACGCCTCACGCTCCGGCATCGAGGGCACCATGAACGAACTCGTCAACGGCCACCGGATGCGCCGCTGCCGCTACCACGGCGTGTCCAAGACCCACGTCCAGCACGTCCTGACCGCGATCGCCGTCAACATCGAGCGCCTCAGCACCCAGGAACCGGCAGACACCACCTACCGCCCCCGCTCACCGATAGCGTTCCAGCAGTACCTCGACGAACACGAACTACCCCGGCCCCGCTGGTGGCGCCAAGGGCAATGA
- a CDS encoding transposase, whose translation MKFATSNSLSRSGHTRKRHIATDTLGFLLTVIVTAASVSDRDAGRDLLKALRERHRHIRLVWADSGYTGWLVSFAHAALALALTVVKRSDDTTGFTVLPRRWCVERTFAWLIRSRRLARDYETRTDSAQALTWWAASITATRRLARGGAPTSCRLSPATPAAA comes from the coding sequence TTGAAGTTCGCTACCTCCAACTCCCTTTCGCGTTCAGGACACACACGCAAGCGGCACATCGCCACCGACACCCTCGGCTTCCTGCTGACCGTCATCGTGACGGCGGCCTCGGTCAGCGACCGCGACGCCGGACGCGACCTGCTGAAGGCCCTGCGCGAACGGCACCGCCACATCCGGCTGGTCTGGGCCGACAGCGGCTACACCGGCTGGCTCGTCTCCTTTGCCCACGCCGCACTCGCCCTCGCCCTGACCGTCGTCAAACGCTCCGACGACACCACGGGCTTCACCGTGCTCCCACGCCGCTGGTGTGTGGAACGGACCTTCGCCTGGCTGATCCGCTCCCGCCGCCTGGCCCGCGACTACGAAACCCGCACCGACAGCGCCCAGGCCCTGACCTGGTGGGCAGCGAGCATCACCGCCACCCGCCGCCTCGCCCGAGGCGGCGCCCCGACATCCTGCCGCCTCAGCCCGGCCACCCCGGCCGCGGCCTGA
- a CDS encoding IS3 family transposase, with translation MVDDTFADIEGKLGITAACQLTGRSRATHYRRLRPSPPRRPRSPQVQPSALTAEERAAVLELMNSVEYAELPPAQIWARELDAGRYHCSISTMYRILREKGQSGDRRRQATHPAKTVPELVATAPSQVFTWDITKAAGPVKGAWYHAYVIIDIFSRYIVGHTVERAESAARAEELIRETIARNGIVPHTVHADRGTSMTAKKVSQLLIDLGVTRSHSRPKTSNDNPYSEAHFKTTKYMSDYPERFDSLAHAREWFDAFIAYYNHEHRHSGIGWHTPASVHFGTAEEVRDQRAVTLADAYARHPERFGRRPRPPQIPQRAWINDPAKRREPAPQTS, from the coding sequence GTGGTCGACGACACGTTCGCCGACATCGAGGGCAAGCTGGGCATCACCGCGGCCTGCCAGCTGACCGGTCGCTCCCGGGCCACCCACTACCGCCGGCTCCGTCCCTCGCCACCGCGCAGACCCCGCTCACCGCAGGTCCAGCCCTCGGCCCTGACGGCCGAGGAACGGGCTGCGGTACTGGAGCTGATGAACAGCGTCGAGTACGCCGAGCTGCCGCCCGCGCAAATCTGGGCCCGCGAGCTGGATGCCGGGCGCTATCACTGCTCCATCTCCACGATGTACCGGATCCTGCGCGAAAAGGGGCAGTCTGGGGACCGCCGCCGCCAGGCCACCCACCCGGCGAAGACGGTGCCCGAGCTGGTGGCCACCGCGCCGTCGCAGGTGTTCACCTGGGACATCACCAAGGCAGCCGGACCGGTCAAGGGCGCCTGGTATCACGCCTATGTCATCATCGACATCTTCAGCCGCTACATCGTCGGCCACACCGTCGAGCGGGCCGAATCAGCGGCGCGGGCCGAGGAATTGATCCGCGAGACCATCGCCCGCAACGGCATCGTGCCCCACACCGTGCACGCCGACCGCGGCACCTCGATGACCGCCAAGAAGGTCTCGCAGTTGCTGATCGACCTCGGCGTCACACGGTCGCACTCGCGGCCGAAGACCTCCAACGACAACCCCTACAGCGAAGCCCACTTCAAGACCACGAAGTACATGTCCGACTACCCCGAACGGTTCGATTCGCTGGCCCATGCCCGCGAGTGGTTCGACGCGTTCATCGCGTACTACAACCACGAACACCGGCATTCGGGCATCGGCTGGCACACGCCCGCCAGCGTGCACTTCGGCACCGCCGAGGAGGTCCGCGACCAGCGAGCCGTCACCCTCGCCGACGCATACGCCCGCCACCCCGAACGCTTCGGCCGCCGCCCCCGACCACCCCAGATACCCCAGCGGGCATGGATCAACGACCCGGCCAAGCGTAGGGAACCCGCACCACAAACCTCATAG
- a CDS encoding RapZ C-terminal domain-containing protein, translating into MLRADGLDPHVRDYVLATPGADRLIERSFGRALALLALSDRDAWTYMCCAAVAGIESVVVAEELAARLRAVGYGVETEHRHIDRAILG; encoded by the coding sequence ATGCTGCGCGCCGACGGCCTCGACCCTCACGTACGCGACTACGTCCTGGCGACTCCGGGTGCCGACCGGCTCATCGAGCGTAGCTTCGGGCGTGCCTTGGCGCTCTTGGCTCTGTCTGACCGGGACGCGTGGACATACATGTGCTGTGCGGCGGTGGCCGGCATCGAGTCGGTGGTCGTGGCCGAGGAGCTCGCCGCTCGGCTCCGGGCCGTCGGCTACGGCGTCGAGACTGAGCACCGGCACATCGATCGGGCCATCCTCGGGTGA
- a CDS encoding MFS transporter, with protein MSTVGQVAPGAPPGTSAAATGKDAGRVAFASFVGTALEWYDYFLFGTASAIVFNRLYFTTLNPTAATLAAFATFGVGFAARPIGALVFGWLGDRMGRKPALLITVMMIGAATGLIGLLPGYAAIGIAAPVLLVLLRLVQGIAVGGEWGGAVTLAVEHAPPEKRGWYAALPQVGSPVGTLLSSGAFSLVLLLPSESFDSWGWRLPFLLAFPLMGIAVYIRRKVEESPLFDEMMEQNEQAKVPALDIFRKAWGRLLVAMASATLGVGGFYMLTTFMISYGTDTLGLPRSLMVNGTLVAAAVEIGVIIVVGRMADRLGPGRVTLWGGLFSAGFAFPLFWLVETKNPLVVVLAMTVGVAVLSIAYAVSGALLADLFPAQLRYTGVALSYNLAGALTGFLPFLATALLAAGGGASWPAALLLMVLSLITALGGFLGERMRLKDQVATA; from the coding sequence ATGAGCACAGTCGGTCAGGTCGCCCCAGGGGCTCCGCCGGGTACATCGGCCGCAGCGACCGGCAAGGACGCCGGGCGGGTCGCCTTCGCGTCCTTCGTCGGCACGGCACTGGAGTGGTACGACTACTTCCTCTTCGGCACCGCCTCCGCCATCGTTTTCAACCGGCTGTACTTCACCACCCTCAACCCCACAGCGGCCACCCTGGCGGCTTTCGCGACCTTTGGTGTCGGATTCGCCGCCCGTCCGATCGGCGCCCTCGTCTTCGGATGGCTGGGCGACCGCATGGGCAGGAAGCCGGCTCTGCTGATCACCGTGATGATGATCGGTGCGGCCACCGGTCTGATCGGTCTGCTGCCGGGCTACGCCGCCATCGGCATCGCCGCGCCGGTGCTGCTGGTGCTCCTGCGCCTGGTCCAGGGCATCGCCGTCGGTGGAGAGTGGGGCGGCGCAGTCACCCTGGCCGTGGAGCACGCACCGCCGGAGAAGCGCGGTTGGTACGCCGCGCTCCCCCAGGTCGGCTCCCCGGTGGGCACCCTGCTCTCCTCCGGCGCCTTCTCCCTGGTACTTCTCCTGCCGTCCGAGTCCTTCGACTCCTGGGGCTGGCGCCTGCCGTTCCTGCTCGCCTTCCCGCTGATGGGCATCGCCGTCTACATCCGCCGCAAGGTGGAGGAGTCGCCGCTCTTCGACGAGATGATGGAGCAGAACGAGCAGGCCAAGGTTCCGGCGCTCGACATATTCCGCAAGGCCTGGGGCCGGCTGCTGGTCGCGATGGCCTCGGCGACCCTGGGAGTCGGCGGGTTCTACATGCTGACCACGTTCATGATCAGCTATGGCACCGACACCCTGGGACTGCCGCGGTCCCTCATGGTCAATGGAACGCTGGTGGCGGCAGCCGTCGAAATCGGGGTGATCATCGTCGTGGGACGCATGGCGGACCGCCTCGGCCCCGGCCGGGTCACGCTGTGGGGCGGCCTGTTCAGCGCCGGCTTCGCCTTCCCGCTCTTCTGGCTGGTCGAGACCAAGAATCCCCTCGTGGTCGTGCTGGCCATGACGGTCGGCGTCGCCGTGCTCTCCATCGCCTACGCGGTGTCCGGGGCGCTGCTCGCCGACCTGTTCCCGGCACAGCTGCGCTACACCGGCGTAGCGCTGTCCTACAACCTCGCCGGCGCACTCACGGGCTTCCTGCCGTTCCTGGCGACCGCGCTTCTGGCGGCCGGCGGCGGGGCCTCGTGGCCGGCTGCCCTGCTGCTGATGGTCCTGTCCCTGATCACCGCCCTCGGCGGATTCCTGGGCGAGCGGATGCGCCTGAAGGACCAGGTCGCCACCGCCTGA
- a CDS encoding amidohydrolase: protein MLDLKLRNARIRTVDDRHPRARTLGVLAGRVVGLDETVEDLPARTVLDCGGAVVVPGFGDAHNHMAWFGQSLGELDLSTATTLSEVYDAVARRAAGLPADAWIVGSGYDDTVMGGHPHRTELDRAAGGRPVWLKHRSGHMCVAGSEVLRQAGVLDGSVDAPEGGVVVRDGDGTPTGLLQERAQALVTGLVMPYPVADLADVLGRASEVYAAEGLTHVVEAGIGLGLIGRSPVEAAAYQLARERGTLRTRVELMVAADNLHALRAHADDGITTGIDLGLRSGFGDDRLRLGPMKIWLDGSLIGRTAAVSEPFCGHDHASGVYQNSPEEMHRLVVDAHRAGWRVAAHAIGDSAVDLALDAFAEAQRLLPRPDVRHRIEHSGVVRPDQLDRYAELGVVPVPQARFLYEVGDSMAEGLGPERTLWMYRHRSFLDRGIRVPGSSDRPVAPGAPLLGMQSMVERLSRAGTVLAPDERVSAEQALRAYTIDAAWASHDEDRRGSITPGKYADFVILSDDPVSVDSDRIGAIDVLATFVAGECVHGADALGDFAAADGPLPTTGSPRPHTRSHA from the coding sequence ATGCTCGATCTCAAACTTCGCAACGCCCGTATCCGTACAGTGGACGACCGCCACCCCCGCGCCCGCACCCTCGGCGTCCTGGCGGGGCGCGTCGTCGGCCTCGACGAGACGGTCGAGGACCTGCCCGCGCGCACCGTACTCGACTGCGGCGGCGCGGTCGTCGTCCCCGGATTCGGCGACGCCCACAATCACATGGCCTGGTTCGGCCAGTCCCTGGGCGAACTCGACCTGAGCACGGCGACCACGCTGTCCGAGGTCTACGACGCCGTCGCCCGCCGAGCGGCCGGCCTGCCGGCCGACGCCTGGATCGTGGGCTCCGGGTACGACGACACGGTCATGGGCGGGCACCCGCACCGCACGGAACTGGACCGGGCAGCGGGCGGGCGGCCGGTGTGGCTCAAGCACCGATCCGGGCACATGTGCGTGGCCGGCAGCGAGGTACTGCGGCAGGCCGGCGTCCTCGACGGGAGCGTGGACGCCCCCGAGGGCGGGGTCGTGGTGCGCGACGGCGACGGCACCCCGACCGGGCTGCTCCAGGAGCGGGCCCAGGCCCTGGTCACCGGCCTGGTCATGCCCTACCCGGTGGCCGATCTGGCCGACGTCCTCGGCCGGGCGAGCGAGGTCTACGCCGCGGAGGGCCTGACCCACGTGGTGGAGGCCGGGATCGGGCTCGGCCTCATCGGCCGCAGTCCCGTCGAGGCCGCTGCCTACCAGCTGGCCCGCGAACGCGGCACGCTGCGCACCCGGGTCGAGCTGATGGTGGCCGCCGACAACCTGCACGCCCTGCGCGCGCACGCCGACGACGGCATCACCACCGGAATCGACCTGGGCCTGCGCTCCGGCTTCGGCGACGACCGGCTGCGCCTGGGCCCGATGAAGATCTGGCTGGACGGATCGCTGATCGGCCGCACGGCCGCGGTCTCCGAGCCGTTCTGCGGGCACGACCACGCGAGCGGCGTCTACCAGAACAGCCCGGAGGAGATGCACCGGCTCGTCGTCGACGCTCACCGGGCCGGCTGGCGGGTGGCCGCGCACGCCATCGGCGACAGCGCCGTCGACCTCGCCCTCGACGCCTTCGCCGAGGCGCAGCGCCTCCTGCCCCGCCCGGACGTGCGGCACCGCATCGAGCACTCCGGGGTGGTCCGCCCCGACCAGCTGGACCGCTATGCCGAGCTGGGCGTGGTCCCGGTGCCGCAGGCGCGGTTCCTGTACGAGGTGGGCGACAGCATGGCAGAGGGACTCGGCCCCGAACGCACCCTGTGGATGTACCGGCACCGGTCCTTCCTCGACCGGGGGATCCGAGTGCCGGGCAGTTCCGACCGGCCGGTCGCCCCGGGCGCCCCCCTCCTCGGCATGCAGTCCATGGTCGAGCGCCTCAGCCGGGCGGGCACCGTGCTCGCCCCCGACGAGCGGGTGAGCGCGGAGCAGGCCCTGCGGGCCTACACCATCGATGCGGCATGGGCCAGCCACGACGAGGACCGTCGCGGCAGCATCACGCCGGGTAAATATGCCGACTTTGTCATTCTTTCCGATGACCCTGTCAGTGTCGACAGTGATCGGATTGGCGCCATCGACGTCCTGGCCACCTTCGTGGCCGGAGAGTGTGTCCACGGCGCCGACGCACTCGGGGACTTCGCAGCAGCGGACGGTCCCCTCCCCACGACCGGATCCCCCCGGCCGCACACAAGGAGTCACGCATGA